One genomic segment of Podarcis raffonei isolate rPodRaf1 chromosome 7, rPodRaf1.pri, whole genome shotgun sequence includes these proteins:
- the LOC128418024 gene encoding protocadherin beta-16-like isoform X4: MEINHYSRQVVSFFLYLCACVAMCESFLYSVPEEKKSGFLVANVLKDLRVDAKELSARRARLVSKSSKQYFQLDPHSGDLILKDKIDRESLCGQNDPCLLFSEILLENPLQLHRIEIQIEDVNDNSPTFSTNQILFQISEHIPTNTRFPLETAQDSDKGENAIQSYTLSPNEHFRLDVQRQTDGTNYAELVLEKPLDREVNPQISLILSAVDGGIPKRTGTVQIIIDVLDANDNVPQFDQSVYKVTLMENSPLDTLVTRVEASDKDIGANGLITYSFSQVPEKMLRMFKLNKQTGELILKGTLDYEEISKYEMHIKATDGGGLSAYCKVIVEIEDDNDNAPEITITSITSPLPEDSPPDTVVALFSVTDMDSGDSGRTACTTEVNLPFVLKPTENNYYQLVTQQPLDREKVSEYNITITATDRGSPRLTSTRILHVEVSDVNDNPPVFEKPFYQMQLRENNIPGLLIGYVHAVDLDTAQNAKVTYSLLPGKVNDGPTSSYISINSETGNLYAIRSLDYEEVKDFQVTVRAVDSGSPPLSSEVPIRVQVVDENDNAPFILYPLQNGTSPSNDLVPRGAETGYLVTKVVAVDRDSAQNSWLSYQLLKATEPGLFTVGAQNGEVTTLRPVSNRDSFKQNLMVVVRDNGHPPQSTSATLRILLVDGFSDPYLKSVALPKEETAEEEDPSLTMYLIICLAAISSIFLISVVAFVVIKLQKREKFIGTYNSAANFPVGPDSQENSADPGAGSLSQAYNYEVCLAGGSLNSEFRFLRPLFPVFSVEPPNTQVNPRSSNDSEGVASPAGESQNIIQARASLSEDAAPRSGAPGCIVNQATGANINCSQNDWLTYQ; this comes from the coding sequence ATGGAAATAAATCACTACAGCAGGCAAGTTGTGTCCTTTTTTCTATATCTATGTGCATGTGTGGCAATGTGTGAGTCTTTCCTTTATTCAGTGCCAGAGGAAAAGAAAAGTGGATTTTTGGTGGCAAATGTGCTGAAGGATTTGAGAGTGGATGCAAAGGAGCTGTCTGCTCGGAGAGCCCGGCTGGTTTCTAAGAGCTCCAAGCAGTATTTCCAGCTGGATCCACATTCTGGGGATTTGATATTAAAGGACAAAATAGATCGGGAATCCCTGTGTGGTCAGAATGATCCTTGTCTTCTATTCTCTGAAATCTTGCTGGAAAATCCATTGCAGCTGCATAGAATTGAAATTCAGATAGAGGATGTGAATGATAATTCCCCCACATTTTCCACAAATCAAATCCTATTTCAAATATCAGAGCACATTCCAACAAATACACGATTCCCTTTGGAGACAGCTCAGGATTCAGACAAAGGAGAAAATGCTATCCAGAGCTACACCCTTAGTCCTAATGAACATTTTAGGCTGGATGTGCAAAGACAAACTGATGGCACcaactatgcagaactggtgtTAGAGAAACCACTAGACCGTGAGGTGAATCCACAGATTTCCCTTATTCTGTCAGCAGTTGATGGGGGGATTCCAAAAAGAACTGGAACAGTGCAAATTATTATTGATGTTCTGGATGCCAATGACAATGTTCCTCAGTTTGACCAATCTGTGTACAAAGTGACACTAATGGAAAACAGCCCATTGGATACACTGGTCACAAGAGTTGAAGCCAGTGACAAGGATATCGGTGCCAATGGTCTCATCACGTACTCTTTCAGCCAAGTGCCAGAAAAGATGCTGAGAATGttcaagttaaataaacaaactggAGAACTTATTCTCAAAGGAACACTTGATTATGAGGAAATTAGTAAGTATGAGATGCACATCAAAGCCACAGATGGAGGAGGCCTTTCTGCTTACTGCAAAGTCATTGTAGAGATTGAGGATGATAACGACAATGCTCCAGAGATTACCATCACATCCATCACCAGTCCCTTACCTGAGGACTCTCCCCCAGACACAGTGGTGGCCCTTTTCAGTGTCACAGACATGGACTCTGGAGACAGTGGCAGAACTGCCTGCACCACTGAAGTCAACCTGCCATTTGTGCTCAAACCCACTGAGAACAACTATTACCAGCTGGTGACCCAACAGCCACTGGACAGAGAAAAAGTCAGTGAATATAATATCACTATCACAGCCACAGACAGGGGCTCTCCCagactcacttccacaagaataCTTCATGTTGAAGTGTCAGATGTCAATGACAACCCTCCAGTGTTTGAAAAGCCATTCTATCAAATGCAGTTAAGAGAAAACAATATTCCTGGTCTTCTGATCGGTTACGTCCATGCTGTTGATCTGGACACAGCGCAGAATGCCAAAGTGACCTACTCGCTTTTGCCTGGGAAGGTCAATGATGGCCCCACATCCTCTTACATCTCCATCAACTCTGAAACAGGGAACCTGTATGCCATCCGGTCTCTGGATTATGAGGAAGTAAAAGATTTCCAGGTGACGGTGAGGGCTGTGGATTCAGGTTCCCCTCCACTGAGCTCCGAAGTTCCCATCCGCGTTCAGGTGGTGGATGAAAATGACAATGCCCCCTTCATCCTCTACCCTCTCCAGAATGGCACTTCCCCCTCGAATGACCTGGTTCCCCGAGGGGCAGAGACTGGCTACCTGGTCACCAAGGTGGTGGCTGTGGACAGGGATTCTGCGCAGAACTCTTGGCTTTCCTACCAGCTGCTGAAGGCCACAGAGCCGGGTCTGTTCACGGTGGGGGCCCAGAATGGAGAAGTGACCACCCTGAGGCCGGTCAGCAACCGAGACAGCTTCAAGCAGAATCTGATGGTGGTGGTCCGAGACAACGGCCATCCTCCCCAGTCCACCTCTGCCACGCTCAGAATCCTTCTAGTGGACGGCTTCTCTGACCCTTATCTGAAAAGTGTGGCTCTCCCAAAGGAGGAAACAGCGGAGGAGGAAGACCCCAGCCTGACGATGTATTTGATCATCTGCTTGGCTGCCATCTCAAGCATCTTTCTCATTTCTGTGGTGGCGTTTGTTGTAATCAAGTTGCAGAAACGTGAAAAGTTCATAGGAACCTACAACTCTGCAGCCAATTTCCCGGTGGGACCTGATTCCCAGGAGAACTCTGCGGATCCTGGTGCTGGATCTCTATCCCAGGCTTACAACTATGAGGTGTGCTTAGCTGGTGGGTCTCTGAACAGCGAGTTCCGGTTTCTCAGGCCCCTGTTTCCTGTTTTCTCTGTGGAGCCTCCTAACACTCAGGTGAATCCAAGGAGTTCCAATGATTCTGAAGGTGTAGCCAGTCCTGCAGGTGAAAGTCAAAACATTATCCAG
- the LOC128418025 gene encoding protocadherin beta-16-like: MGDSYRKEQGLYFLLFLCLPGALSISLHYSVPEEKKRGSLVANVLEDLKLGTGELSARRAQLVSKNTKQYFHLDTRSGDLLINDKIDREALCDQINPCLLLSQIVLENPLDLYSIVVKVEDVNDNFPKFSKNEFDLKIPENVPTNTQFPLESAKDEDLGENNIQNYTLSPNEHFRLRVESNKDGRIYVDLVLEKPLDREKEPHFGLTLTAVDGGEPQKTGTVRINIDVLDNNDNFPQFSHNEYKVRLKENSPRGTLVFKVEATDLDFGSNAQITYSFHRVSEKIYNLFHLNEMTGEITILGQVDYEKETSYDMNIRATDGGGLSGHCKVLVEIEDVNDNVPEVSVISITGSIQEDSPPDTVVALFSVTDQDSGDNGRTMCSVETNLPFALKRTMDNYYQLVVQSPLDREKVQEYNITITAVDQGSPRLTSTRIINVQISDINDNPPVFEKSSCEMQIRENNIPGLLIGSVRAADLDTEKNAKVTYSLLPGKVTDGLVASYISVNSESGNLYALRSLDYEQIKDFKVTVRATDGGSPPLSSEVTVRVVIIDENDNAPFFLYPLQNSTSPCNELVPKSVEAGYLVTKVVAVDGDSGQNSWLSYELLKATDPGLFSLGAQNGEVRTRRALSERDTSKQRLLIVVRDNGLPPQSSTAMLHVLPVGGFSDPYMKAVEVSKEEHEEDGTLTLYLVICLAAVSFVFLVCIVSFAAIKICRRDPRESFIAAPPHFPPARPDIPENCGDSQSGSLSRSYHYDVCLTGGSLSSEFRFLRPLIPVFSVGEPNLNVNQTPPSASQDIPDQAGKTESGKEVRKKLLLCLLVLNINLSIPEISKQVMITSGILVAW, encoded by the coding sequence ATGGGAGACAGCTACAGAAAGGAACAAGGTCTGTattttttgcttttcctttgccTTCCTGGAGCACTGAGTATATCACTTCACTATTCTGTGCccgaagaaaagaaaagggggtctTTGGTGGCTAATGTGCTGGAGGATTTGAAACTGGGAACAGGGGAGCTCTCTGCTCGCAGAGCCCAGCTGGTTTCTAAGAACACTAAGCAATATTTTCATCTTGATACTCGCTCTggggatcttttgataaatgaTAAAATAGATAGAGAAGCTTTGTGTGACCAGATTAATCCTTGCTTACTTCTGTCACAAATTGTACTGGAAAACCCATTAGATCTCTACAGCATTGTAGTCAAGGTAGAAGATGTGAATGATAATTTTCCAAAATTCTCGAAAAATGAATTTGATCTGAAAATTCCCGAGAATGTTCCTACAAATACACAATTCCCCTTGGAATCTGCCAAAGATGAGGACCTGGGGGAAAATAACATCCAAAACTACACTCTCAGTCCCAATGAGCATTTCCGGCTCAGAGTAGAAAGCAACAAGGATGGAAGGATATATGTGGATCTTGTCCTGGAGAAGCCGCTGGACAGGGAGAAGGAGCCACACTTTGGATTAACTCTCACGGCTGTGGATGGAGGGGAGCCACAAAAAACAGGCACAGTTCGAATAAATATTGATGTTCTTGACAATAATGACAACTTTCCTCAGTTTTCTCACAATGAATATAAAGTAAGGTTAAAAGAAAACAGCCCACGGGGTACTCTGGTCTTCAAAGTGGAAGCTACAGATTTGGATTTTGGTTCAAATGCACAGATCACCTACTCATTCCACCGGGTGTCTGAAAAAATAtacaatttatttcatttaaatgaAATGACTGGGGAAATCACTATTTTAGGTCAAGTTGATTATGAAAAAGAAACCAGCTATGACATGAACATCAGGGCAACAGATGGAGGGGGTCTTTCAGGTCATTGCAAGGTCCTGGTAGAGATTGAGGATGTGAATGACAATGTCCCTGAAGTGTCTGTCATATCCATCACTGGCAGCATACAAGAAGATTCTCCTCCTGACACAGTGGTGGCCCTCTTCAGTGTCACAGATCAAGACTCTGGTGATAATGGCAGAACCATGTGCTCTGTGGAGACAAACCTTCCCTTTGCCTTAAAACGCACAATGGATAACTATTATCAGCTTGTGGTCCAAAGTCCCTTGGACAGAGAGAAGGTCCAGGAATATAATATCACCATCACAGCTGTTGACCAAGGCTCCCCCAGGCTCACTTCAACAAGAATTATTAATGTTCAGATCTCAGATATCAATGACAACCCTCCAGTATTTGAAAAGTCTTCATGTGAAATGCAGATACGGGAAAACAATATTCCAGGACTGCTCATTGGCTCAGTCCGTGCTGCTGATCTGGACACCGAGAAGAATGCCAAGGTCACCTACTCCCTTTTGCCTGGGAAGGTCACTGATGGCCTTGTGGCCTCTTACATCTCAGTCAACTCTGAAAGCGGAAATCTGTATGCCCTCCGATCCCTGGATTACGAGCAGATCAAAGACTTCAAAGTGACGGTGAGGGCTACAGATGGAGGATCTCCTCCCCTCAGCTCAGAAGTTACTGTACGAGTCGTAATCATAGACGAAAACGACAACGCTCCCTTCTTCCTCTACCCTCTTCAGAACAGCACATCCCCCTGCAATGAGCTGGTCCCCAAGTCGGTGGAGGCCGGCTACCTGGTCACCAAGGTGGTGGCTGTGGATGGAGATTCTGGCCAGAACTCGTGGCTTTCCTATGAGCTGCTGAAGGCCACAGACCCTGGTCTTTTCAGCCTAGGAGCCCAGAATGGGGAAGTGAGAACCAGGAGAGCCCTGAGCGAGCGAGACACCAGCAAGCAGAGACTCCTGATAGTGGTCAGGGACAACGGGCTCCCTCCCCAGAGCAGCACTGCAATGCTCCACGTCCTTCCTGTGGGTGGCTTTTCGGATCCTTATATGAAGGCTGTGGAGGTCAGTAAAGAGGAACACGAAGAAGATGGGACCTTGACCTTGTATTTGGTGATCTGCCTGGCTGCCGTCTCCTTTGTGTTCCTCGTTTGCATTGTTTCCTTTGCTGCCATCAAGATCTGCAGGAGGGATCCCAGGGAAAGTTTTATCGCTGCCCCTCCTCACTTCCCACCTGCCAGACCCGACATCCCAGAGAACTGTGGCGATTCTCAGAGCGGGTCCCTTTCCAGGAGTTACCACTATGATGTGTGCTTAACCGGTGGGTCCTTGAGCAGCGAGTTCAGGTTCCTCAGGCCCCTCATTCCTGTTTTTTCTGTGGGGGAGCCAAACCTCAATGTGAACCAGACCCCTCCTTCTGCTTCCCAAGATATTCCTGACCAGGCGGGGAAAACAGAATCAGGGAAAGAGGTAAGAAAGaagcttttgctttgtttgttggttttaaaTATCAATCTCAGTATACCAGAAATATCAAAACAGGTCATGATCACTTCGGGAATTCTTGTTGCTTGGTAA
- the LOC128418024 gene encoding protocadherin beta-3-like isoform X8 produces the protein MEMHLKIRQVWSFSLYLCACIAMCESFRYSVAEEKKSGFLVANVLKDLRVDAKELSARRAHLVSKSSKQYFQLDPHSGDVTVKDKIDRESLCGQNEPCVLLSEIVLENPLQLHRIEVEIEDVNDNFPKFFKNQFIFKIPEQTPVDIKFPLERAEDPDKGKNTVQNYTLSPNEHFRLDVQSHSDGSKHAELVLEKPLDREENPQIALILSAVDGGIPPKTGTAQIIIDVLDTNDNFPQFEQSVYKVKLMENSPLNTLVVKVEASDKDFGSYATITYSFSQVGQTALRSFTLNTLNGELSVSGTIDYEENTNYEMNIRATDGGGLSSYCKVIVDIEDENDNAPEITITSIKSLLPEDSPPDTVVALFSVTDVDSGDSGRTACTTEVNLPFVLKPTENNYYQLVTQQPLDREQASEYNITITATDRGSPRLTSTRILHVEVSDVNDNPPVFEKPFYEMQLRENNIPGLLIGFVHAVDLDTAQNAKVTYSLLPGKVNDGPTSSYISINSETGNLYAIRSLDYEEVQDFQVTVRAVDSGSPPLSSEVPIRVQVVDENDNAPFILYPLQNGTSPSNDLVPRGAETGYLVTKVVAVDRDSAQNSWLSYQLLKATEPGLFTVGAQNGEVTTLRPVSNRDSFKQNLMVVVRDNGHPPQSTSATLRILLVDGFSDPYLKSVALPKEETVEEEDPSLTMYLIICLAAISSIFLISVVAFVVIKLQKREKFTGTYNSGANFPVGPDSQENCADPGAGSLSQAYNYEVCLAGGSLNSEFRFLRPLFPVFSVEPPNTQVNPRSSNDSQELPSQVEECKDNIQLFV, from the exons ATGGAAATGCACCTCAAGATCAGGCAAGTTTGGTCTTTTTCCCTGTATCTCTGTGCATGCATAGCAATGTGTGAGTCTTTCCGCTATTCAGTGgcagaggaaaagaaaagtgGATTTCTGGTGGCAAATGTGCTAAAAGATTTGAGAGTGGATGCAAAGGAGCTGTCTGCTCGGAGAGCCCACCTAGTCTCTAAGAGCTCCAAGCAGTATTTTCAGCTGGATCCTCATTCTGGAGATGTGACAGTAAAGGATAAAATTGATCGGGAGTCCCTGTGTGGACAGAATGAACCTTGTGTTCTACTCTCTGAAATAGTGCTGGAAAATCCATTGCAGCTACACAGAATTGAAGTTGAAATAGAAGATGTGAATGATAATTTCCCCAAATTCTTTAAAAaccagtttatttttaaaatacctgaGCAGACTCCTGTGGATATCAAATTTCCTTTGGAGAGAGCAGAAGACCCAGACAAAGGAAAAAATACAGTTCAGAACTACACCCTTAGTCCTAATGAGCATTTTAGACTTGATGTGCAAAGTCACAGTGATGGTAGCAAACATGCGGAATTGGTATTGGAGAAACCGTTGGACCGTGAGGAGAATCCACAGATTGCCCTGATTCTGTCAGCTGTTGATGGAGGAATCCCCCCCAAAACTGGCACAGCACAAATTATTATTGATGTTCTGGATACTAATGATAATTTCCCTCAATTTGAACAATCTGTGTACAAAGTAAAACTAATGGAAAACAGCCCACTGAATACACTGGTTGTAAAAGTTGAAGCAAGCGACAAAGATTTTGGTTCCTATGCAACTATTACTTATTCCTTCAGCCAGGTGGGGCAAACGGCATTAAGATCATTCACTTTAAACACACTTAATGGAGAACTTAGTGTTTCAGGGACAATTGATTATGAAGAAAACACAAATTATGAGATGAACATCAGAGCTACGGATGGAGGGGGACTTTCCTCTTACTGCAAAGTCATTGTGGACATTGAGGATGAGAATGATAATGCTCCAGAGATTACCATAACATCCATCAAGAGTCTCTTACCTGAGGACTCTCCCCCAGATACAGTGGTGGCCCTTTTCAGTGTCACAGACGTGGACTCTGGAGACAGTGGCAGAACTGCCTGCACCACTGAAGTCAACCTGCCATTTGTGCTCAAACCCACGGAGAACAACTATTACCAGCTGGTGACCCAACAACCACTGGACAGAGAACAAGCCTCTGAGTATAACATCACCATCACAGCCACAGACAGGGGCTCTCCCagactcacttccacaagaataCTTCATGTTGAAGTGTCAGATGTCAATGACAACCCTCCAGTGTTTGAAAAGCCATTCTATGAAATGCAGTTAAGAGAAAACAATATTCCTGGTCTTCTGATTGGTTTTGTCCATGCTGTTGATCTGGACACAGCGCAGAATGCCAAAGTGACCTACTCGCTTTTGCCTGGGAAGGTCAATGATGGCCCCACATCCTCTTACATCTCCATCAACTCTGAAACGGGGAACCTGTATGCCATCCGGTCTCTGGATTATGAGGAAGTACAAGATTTCCAGGTGACGGTGAGGGCTGTGGAttcaggttccccaccactgagcTCCGAAGTCCCCATCCGCGTTCAGGTCGTGGATGAAAATGACAATGCCCCCTTCATCCTCTACCCTCTCCAGAATGGCACTTCCCCCTCGAATGACCTGGTTCCCCGAGGGGCAGAGACTGGCTACCTGGTCACCAAGGTGGTGGCTGTGGACAGGGATTCTGCGCAGAACTCTTGGCTTTCCTACCAGCTGCTGAAGGCCACAGAGCCGGGTCTGTTCACGGTGGGGGCCCAGAATGGAGAAGTGACCACCCTGAGGCCGGTCAGCAACCGAGACAGCTTCAAGCAGAATCTGATGGTGGTGGTCCGAGACAATGGCCATCCTCCCCAGTCCACCTCTGCCACGCTCAGAATCCTTCTAGTGGACGGCTTCTCTGACCCTTATCTGAAAAGTGTGGCTCTCCCAAAGGAGGAAACCGTGGAAGAGGAAGACCCCAGCCTGACGATGTATCTGATCATCTGCTTGGCTGCCATCTCAAGCATCTTTCTCATTTCCGTAGTGGCGTTTGTTGTAATCAAGTTGCAGAAACGTGAAAAGTTCACAGGAACCTACAACTCTGGAGCCAATTTCCCGGTGGGACCAGATTCCCAGGAGAACTGTGCGGATCCTGGTGCTGGATCTCTATCCCAGGCTTACAACTATGAGGTGTGCTTAGCTGGTGGGTCTCTGAACAGCGAGTTCCGGTTTCTCAGGCCCCTGTTTCCTGTTTTCTCCGTGGAGCCTCCTAACACTCAGGTGAATCCAAGGAGTTCCAATGATTCTCAAGAGCTCCCCAGTCAAGTAGAGGAATGTAAAGATAATATCCAG CTTTTTGTTTGA
- the LOC128418024 gene encoding protocadherin beta-3-like isoform X3 — protein MEMHLKIRQVWSFSLYLCACIAMCESFRYSVAEEKKSGFLVANVLKDLRVDAKELSARRAHLVSKSSKQYFQLDPHSGDVTVKDKIDRESLCGQNEPCVLLSEIVLENPLQLHRIEVEIEDVNDNFPKFFKNQFIFKIPEQTPVDIKFPLERAEDPDKGKNTVQNYTLSPNEHFRLDVQSHSDGSKHAELVLEKPLDREENPQIALILSAVDGGIPPKTGTAQIIIDVLDTNDNFPQFEQSVYKVKLMENSPLNTLVVKVEASDKDFGSYATITYSFSQVGQTALRSFTLNTLNGELSVSGTIDYEENTNYEMNIRATDGGGLSSYCKVIVDIEDENDNAPEITITSIKSLLPEDSPPDTVVALFSVTDVDSGDSGRTACTTEVNLPFVLKPTENNYYQLVTQQPLDREQASEYNITITATDRGSPRLTSTRILHVEVSDVNDNPPVFEKPFYEMQLRENNIPGLLIGFVHAVDLDTAQNAKVTYSLLPGKVNDGPTSSYISINSETGNLYAIRSLDYEEVQDFQVTVRAVDSGSPPLSSEVPIRVQVVDENDNAPFILYPLQNGTSPSNDLVPRGAETGYLVTKVVAVDRDSAQNSWLSYQLLKATEPGLFTVGAQNGEVTTLRPVSNRDSFKQNLMVVVRDNGHPPQSTSATLRILLVDGFSDPYLKSVALPKEETVEEEDPSLTMYLIICLAAISSIFLISVVAFVVIKLQKREKFTGTYNSGANFPVGPDSQENCADPGAGSLSQAYNYEVCLAGGSLNSEFRFLRPLFPVFSVEPPNTQVNPRSSNDSQELPSQVEECKDNIQARASLSEDAAPRSGAPGCIVNQATGANINCSQNDWLTYQ, from the coding sequence ATGGAAATGCACCTCAAGATCAGGCAAGTTTGGTCTTTTTCCCTGTATCTCTGTGCATGCATAGCAATGTGTGAGTCTTTCCGCTATTCAGTGgcagaggaaaagaaaagtgGATTTCTGGTGGCAAATGTGCTAAAAGATTTGAGAGTGGATGCAAAGGAGCTGTCTGCTCGGAGAGCCCACCTAGTCTCTAAGAGCTCCAAGCAGTATTTTCAGCTGGATCCTCATTCTGGAGATGTGACAGTAAAGGATAAAATTGATCGGGAGTCCCTGTGTGGACAGAATGAACCTTGTGTTCTACTCTCTGAAATAGTGCTGGAAAATCCATTGCAGCTACACAGAATTGAAGTTGAAATAGAAGATGTGAATGATAATTTCCCCAAATTCTTTAAAAaccagtttatttttaaaatacctgaGCAGACTCCTGTGGATATCAAATTTCCTTTGGAGAGAGCAGAAGACCCAGACAAAGGAAAAAATACAGTTCAGAACTACACCCTTAGTCCTAATGAGCATTTTAGACTTGATGTGCAAAGTCACAGTGATGGTAGCAAACATGCGGAATTGGTATTGGAGAAACCGTTGGACCGTGAGGAGAATCCACAGATTGCCCTGATTCTGTCAGCTGTTGATGGAGGAATCCCCCCCAAAACTGGCACAGCACAAATTATTATTGATGTTCTGGATACTAATGATAATTTCCCTCAATTTGAACAATCTGTGTACAAAGTAAAACTAATGGAAAACAGCCCACTGAATACACTGGTTGTAAAAGTTGAAGCAAGCGACAAAGATTTTGGTTCCTATGCAACTATTACTTATTCCTTCAGCCAGGTGGGGCAAACGGCATTAAGATCATTCACTTTAAACACACTTAATGGAGAACTTAGTGTTTCAGGGACAATTGATTATGAAGAAAACACAAATTATGAGATGAACATCAGAGCTACGGATGGAGGGGGACTTTCCTCTTACTGCAAAGTCATTGTGGACATTGAGGATGAGAATGATAATGCTCCAGAGATTACCATAACATCCATCAAGAGTCTCTTACCTGAGGACTCTCCCCCAGATACAGTGGTGGCCCTTTTCAGTGTCACAGACGTGGACTCTGGAGACAGTGGCAGAACTGCCTGCACCACTGAAGTCAACCTGCCATTTGTGCTCAAACCCACGGAGAACAACTATTACCAGCTGGTGACCCAACAACCACTGGACAGAGAACAAGCCTCTGAGTATAACATCACCATCACAGCCACAGACAGGGGCTCTCCCagactcacttccacaagaataCTTCATGTTGAAGTGTCAGATGTCAATGACAACCCTCCAGTGTTTGAAAAGCCATTCTATGAAATGCAGTTAAGAGAAAACAATATTCCTGGTCTTCTGATTGGTTTTGTCCATGCTGTTGATCTGGACACAGCGCAGAATGCCAAAGTGACCTACTCGCTTTTGCCTGGGAAGGTCAATGATGGCCCCACATCCTCTTACATCTCCATCAACTCTGAAACGGGGAACCTGTATGCCATCCGGTCTCTGGATTATGAGGAAGTACAAGATTTCCAGGTGACGGTGAGGGCTGTGGAttcaggttccccaccactgagcTCCGAAGTCCCCATCCGCGTTCAGGTCGTGGATGAAAATGACAATGCCCCCTTCATCCTCTACCCTCTCCAGAATGGCACTTCCCCCTCGAATGACCTGGTTCCCCGAGGGGCAGAGACTGGCTACCTGGTCACCAAGGTGGTGGCTGTGGACAGGGATTCTGCGCAGAACTCTTGGCTTTCCTACCAGCTGCTGAAGGCCACAGAGCCGGGTCTGTTCACGGTGGGGGCCCAGAATGGAGAAGTGACCACCCTGAGGCCGGTCAGCAACCGAGACAGCTTCAAGCAGAATCTGATGGTGGTGGTCCGAGACAATGGCCATCCTCCCCAGTCCACCTCTGCCACGCTCAGAATCCTTCTAGTGGACGGCTTCTCTGACCCTTATCTGAAAAGTGTGGCTCTCCCAAAGGAGGAAACCGTGGAAGAGGAAGACCCCAGCCTGACGATGTATCTGATCATCTGCTTGGCTGCCATCTCAAGCATCTTTCTCATTTCCGTAGTGGCGTTTGTTGTAATCAAGTTGCAGAAACGTGAAAAGTTCACAGGAACCTACAACTCTGGAGCCAATTTCCCGGTGGGACCAGATTCCCAGGAGAACTGTGCGGATCCTGGTGCTGGATCTCTATCCCAGGCTTACAACTATGAGGTGTGCTTAGCTGGTGGGTCTCTGAACAGCGAGTTCCGGTTTCTCAGGCCCCTGTTTCCTGTTTTCTCCGTGGAGCCTCCTAACACTCAGGTGAATCCAAGGAGTTCCAATGATTCTCAAGAGCTCCCCAGTCAAGTAGAGGAATGTAAAGATAATATCCAG